The following proteins are encoded in a genomic region of Candidatus Baltobacteraceae bacterium:
- a CDS encoding saccharopine dehydrogenase NADP-binding domain-containing protein: MNIAVYGASGHTGRFVVEELRRRGHAPLAIGRHESNAARVARLDEGESLDRALAGTDAVIHCAGPFLDTAAPLIEAALRSRVHYFDLTAEQESALSTFALFDAPARERGIFVVPAAGFFGGLGDLAATAAMNGWTHADRIEIAIALDHWRPTRGTRMTGARNTATRLVLSGGKLEPIRPPAAASWNFPEPFGTQDVIELPFSETILIARHVRVREMRNYLNQAPLRDLRDPATPEPVAADERGRSNQHFVMDAIVRRGEEERHITVMGRDIYAITAPIVVEAVERVCRNPQRGAGAFALGQVVDADAFLQSLVRTGEIVL; the protein is encoded by the coding sequence ATGAACATCGCAGTCTATGGCGCCTCGGGCCACACCGGGCGCTTCGTGGTGGAAGAGCTCCGGCGCCGGGGCCACGCGCCGCTCGCGATCGGCAGGCACGAATCCAACGCGGCCAGGGTCGCGCGTCTCGACGAGGGGGAATCGCTCGACCGCGCGCTCGCCGGTACCGATGCCGTAATCCATTGCGCGGGTCCCTTTCTCGACACCGCTGCACCGCTGATCGAAGCCGCGCTGCGCAGCCGCGTGCATTACTTCGACCTTACCGCCGAACAGGAGAGCGCGCTCTCGACCTTCGCGCTGTTCGATGCGCCGGCACGCGAGCGGGGGATCTTCGTCGTCCCCGCCGCGGGGTTTTTTGGCGGCCTGGGCGACCTCGCGGCGACCGCTGCGATGAACGGATGGACACACGCCGACCGGATCGAGATCGCGATCGCGCTCGACCACTGGCGGCCGACACGCGGAACGCGCATGACGGGTGCACGAAACACGGCAACGCGGCTCGTGCTTTCCGGTGGAAAACTCGAACCGATTCGGCCTCCCGCAGCGGCGTCGTGGAATTTTCCCGAACCATTTGGCACGCAAGACGTCATCGAGCTGCCGTTCAGCGAGACGATCCTGATCGCTCGGCACGTGCGAGTTCGCGAAATGCGAAACTACCTGAATCAAGCTCCGCTTCGCGATCTGCGTGATCCCGCGACGCCGGAACCGGTTGCGGCCGACGAGCGCGGGCGCTCGAATCAGCACTTCGTCATGGATGCGATCGTTCGCCGCGGTGAGGAAGAGCGCCATATCACGGTGATGGGCCGCGACATTTACGCAATCACCGCGCCGATCGTCGTCGAAGCAGTGGAACGCGTTTGCCGAAATCCACAGCGGGGTGCGGGGGCGTTCGCACTCGGTCAGGTCGTCGACGCCGATGCGTTTCTGCAAAGCCTCGTGCGCACAGGAGAAATCGTTTTATAA
- a CDS encoding acyl-CoA dehydrogenase family protein — translation MNLSFDPQERAFRSEVRDFIATHLPADIRRKVQAGEFLEKDDYYRWHRILFERGWAAPAWPKAEGGTGWDAIRRHIFSEEIAYGWAPRMLPFGLSMVAPVIMEFGNDAQRARFLPPILSGDEFWCQGYSEPGSGSDLASLSTKAQRDGERYVIEGTKTWITAAQWADWIFVLARTDPSAKKQEGISFILVDMRSPGVTVRPITTIDGGQEINEVHFDRVEVPVENRVGNEGEGWTYAKFLLEHERTGTAAIAVCRQMLESLSELREREGVEDRRFDERIAEVDIELTALAFTELRVLAAESAGTRPGPESSILKLKGTEIQQAVTELALDLGGPYADPALARRYYNVRKASIYAGSNEIQKNIIAKRILKV, via the coding sequence ATGAATCTCTCCTTCGATCCGCAGGAACGAGCGTTCCGCAGTGAAGTGCGGGACTTCATCGCTACGCATTTGCCCGCCGACATCCGGCGCAAGGTGCAGGCGGGCGAGTTTCTCGAGAAGGACGACTACTATCGCTGGCACCGCATCCTCTTCGAGCGCGGCTGGGCCGCGCCGGCGTGGCCCAAAGCCGAAGGCGGTACCGGCTGGGATGCGATTCGCCGCCACATTTTTTCAGAGGAAATCGCCTACGGCTGGGCACCGCGGATGCTTCCCTTCGGGCTCTCGATGGTCGCGCCGGTGATCATGGAATTCGGAAACGACGCACAGCGCGCGCGCTTTCTGCCGCCGATACTTTCCGGCGACGAGTTCTGGTGCCAGGGATATTCGGAACCGGGCTCCGGCTCGGATCTCGCCTCGCTCTCGACCAAAGCGCAGCGCGACGGCGAGCGCTACGTCATCGAAGGAACGAAGACGTGGATCACGGCGGCGCAGTGGGCGGATTGGATCTTCGTGCTCGCGCGCACCGATCCGAGCGCGAAGAAGCAGGAGGGCATCTCGTTCATCCTCGTCGACATGCGCAGCCCGGGCGTGACCGTGCGCCCGATCACCACGATCGACGGTGGTCAGGAAATCAACGAAGTGCATTTCGATCGCGTCGAGGTTCCGGTCGAGAATCGCGTCGGCAACGAAGGCGAGGGCTGGACCTACGCCAAGTTTTTGCTCGAACACGAACGCACCGGGACCGCGGCGATCGCGGTCTGCCGGCAAATGCTCGAATCGCTCAGTGAGTTGCGCGAGCGCGAGGGCGTGGAAGACCGGCGCTTCGACGAGCGCATCGCCGAGGTCGACATCGAGCTCACCGCGCTTGCATTTACCGAACTGCGCGTCCTGGCGGCCGAGTCGGCCGGCACGCGGCCCGGCCCGGAATCTTCGATCCTCAAACTCAAAGGAACCGAGATTCAGCAAGCGGTCACCGAACTCGCGCTCGATCTCGGCGGCCCCTACGCCGATCCGGCGCTCGCGCGCCGCTACTACAACGTGCGCAAAGCCTCGATCTACGCCGGCTCCAACGAGATCCAAAAGAACATCATCGCCAAACGGATTCTGAAGGTGTAG
- a CDS encoding acyl-CoA dehydrogenase has protein sequence MDFELSAEQLLLQDSVSRFAADHAGTSADPWKTFAQLGWLAVGTPEELGGFGGPTETLLLMEQFGRGLVRSAYVTQVVFAGTILRAAERLDLLEELTEGRRRFAVAYEEPHARYDPSRVDTSLRRDGNGWIVSGSKVRVLDPSSADTLIVSARGDAGIALVAVPAAAQNLIRHAYPAEDGSDVANLRFDRVRVDDDAILAGGADGLELLEFGIDSATAALCAEALGLCAVMLETTVGYTKERHQFGVPLSSFQALQHRMAEMYIELELLRSMAYYAAMTLQDERDPAARKRGISSAKAQVAKSGRFIGQQAIQLHGAIGMSEEYKIGGYFKRMTLVERLLGDRDYHLRRYVDVSYAAPREAVAIS, from the coding sequence ATGGATTTTGAGCTGAGCGCCGAGCAACTCTTACTGCAAGATAGCGTTTCTCGCTTTGCGGCGGATCATGCCGGTACGAGCGCCGATCCGTGGAAAACCTTCGCGCAGCTCGGGTGGCTGGCCGTCGGGACGCCGGAGGAACTCGGCGGATTCGGCGGCCCGACCGAGACGCTGCTGCTGATGGAACAGTTCGGCCGCGGGCTGGTGCGGAGCGCTTATGTCACGCAAGTGGTCTTCGCCGGGACGATATTGCGGGCGGCGGAGCGGCTCGATCTGCTCGAAGAACTCACCGAAGGACGACGGCGCTTTGCCGTTGCCTACGAGGAGCCGCACGCGCGCTACGATCCCTCGCGCGTCGATACTTCGCTCCGGCGTGACGGCAACGGCTGGATCGTTTCCGGATCGAAGGTACGCGTACTCGATCCGTCGAGCGCCGATACGCTGATCGTTTCGGCGCGCGGCGATGCCGGAATCGCGCTGGTCGCCGTTCCCGCCGCCGCGCAAAACCTCATCCGTCACGCGTATCCGGCCGAGGACGGAAGCGACGTTGCCAACCTTCGCTTCGATCGCGTGCGCGTCGACGACGATGCGATCCTGGCCGGCGGCGCCGACGGGCTCGAACTGTTGGAATTCGGCATCGACTCCGCCACCGCCGCGTTGTGCGCGGAAGCGCTCGGCTTATGTGCGGTGATGCTCGAGACCACCGTCGGGTATACGAAGGAGCGTCACCAGTTCGGCGTCCCGCTGAGTTCGTTTCAAGCGCTGCAGCACCGGATGGCCGAGATGTACATCGAACTCGAGCTGTTGCGATCGATGGCCTATTACGCGGCGATGACCCTTCAGGACGAACGCGATCCGGCGGCGCGTAAGCGCGGGATCTCGAGCGCCAAAGCGCAGGTCGCAAAATCCGGACGGTTCATCGGGCAGCAGGCGATCCAATTGCACGGCGCGATCGGCATGAGCGAAGAGTACAAGATCGGCGGCTATTTCAAACGGATGACGCTGGTCGAACGGCTGCTCGGCGATCGCGATTATCATTTGCGCCGCTACGTCGACGTGAGTTATGCGGCTCCGCGTGAGGCGGTTGCGATCTCGTGA
- a CDS encoding HAD family phosphatase has protein sequence MQWRTGSSREWRNGCGGNIYTVIFDLDGTLIESEQIWRDARHAFAIDHGGRWVDGAQERMIGMRTNEWARYMHDDLGVSLAPDAIAKQVVDAVVQVLAKHVPALPGADDALARLASAFPLGLATAASRPVAEAALARTGWSKYFKAVVSADDVARGKPAPDVYLRALTLMAADPRQTAAIEDSANGIRSAHAAQLAVIAIPNREFPPDREALSLASRVLDTLSELDVTTVDSVLV, from the coding sequence ATACAATGGAGAACCGGATCTTCCCGAGAATGGCGCAACGGCTGTGGAGGTAACATTTACACCGTAATCTTTGATCTCGACGGAACGTTGATCGAGAGCGAGCAGATTTGGCGCGACGCGCGGCACGCTTTCGCGATCGATCACGGCGGTCGCTGGGTTGACGGCGCGCAAGAACGGATGATCGGCATGCGCACCAACGAATGGGCGCGCTACATGCACGATGACCTTGGTGTGTCGCTTGCCCCGGACGCCATTGCCAAACAAGTCGTCGACGCGGTCGTGCAGGTTCTGGCGAAGCACGTACCGGCGTTACCGGGGGCCGACGACGCACTTGCGCGGTTGGCCTCGGCGTTTCCGCTCGGGCTCGCGACGGCCGCCTCTCGCCCGGTCGCCGAAGCGGCGCTCGCAAGAACCGGGTGGAGCAAATACTTTAAAGCGGTGGTTTCAGCCGACGACGTCGCGCGCGGCAAACCGGCACCCGACGTGTATCTCCGCGCGCTTACGCTGATGGCAGCGGATCCGCGCCAAACCGCGGCGATCGAGGATTCGGCAAACGGCATTCGCTCGGCACACGCGGCGCAACTCGCGGTGATCGCCATACCGAATCGCGAATTTCCCCCCGATCGCGAAGCGCTCTCTCTCGCATCGCGCGTGCTCGACACCCTCAGCGAGCTCGACGTTACGACGGTCGACAGCGTGCTCGTTTGA
- a CDS encoding methylglyoxal synthase, whose translation MSTRVALIAHDARKEDLAEWVEFNREPLASCSLVATGTTGKLIAERTGLNVHLLLSGPLGGDAQVGAMLVEQRLDLIVFFWDPLTTQPHDVDVKALLRLAVLYNVPIACNRATADFLISSPLFADEAHLRRVSARRSTA comes from the coding sequence ATGAGTACCCGCGTGGCGTTGATTGCGCACGATGCGCGAAAAGAAGATTTGGCCGAATGGGTCGAGTTCAACCGGGAACCGCTCGCCTCATGTTCGCTCGTTGCCACCGGGACCACCGGGAAGCTCATCGCCGAACGAACCGGGCTGAACGTTCACCTCTTGCTATCGGGGCCGTTGGGCGGGGATGCGCAAGTCGGTGCGATGCTGGTCGAACAGCGCCTAGACCTCATCGTGTTCTTCTGGGATCCGCTGACAACGCAGCCGCACGACGTCGACGTCAAAGCGCTGCTTCGGCTGGCCGTGCTCTATAACGTTCCGATTGCCTGCAACCGGGCGACGGCGGATTTTCTCATTTCGTCGCCGCTCTTCGCGGACGAGGCACATCTGCGAAGAGTGAGCGCGCGGCGTTCCACCGCCTGA
- a CDS encoding alanine racemase yields MVPAIELSGSALRENVRTWKHRTGTAVRAVVKADGYRFGLERIVRELHGSADGFVVSDADELERVRMRSDAPTATLQDRGPEHACRVADLHGIGNLARTDSLAALANRPDAPELIVRVGLRLAAGWSAIEIEDADAYASVLAASGMRVELWTHLSNPITERDDRERFDRFAARFRAKGVHIAGEDVASTFPAARGSIRNSSVRIGAGLFGAGQSANGSRLRCAIHVRARVVDRLTSRGELRSGYGDEPLAAGTALTVVRCGYSDGFPRVTKPYRKILSVGMQHATVLGTAPGEEFALLDEDDDLDELAAAAGVLPHQIVTGLGATFAGRPDFTPRLWS; encoded by the coding sequence ATGGTGCCGGCGATCGAATTGAGCGGTTCCGCCCTGCGCGAGAACGTGCGAACGTGGAAACATCGTACGGGAACCGCCGTCCGGGCCGTCGTCAAGGCCGATGGTTACCGTTTCGGATTGGAACGCATCGTGCGCGAATTGCACGGCAGCGCGGACGGATTCGTCGTCTCCGACGCGGATGAACTCGAACGGGTGCGTATGCGCAGCGACGCTCCGACCGCGACGCTGCAGGACCGCGGGCCGGAGCACGCGTGCCGCGTGGCCGATCTGCACGGCATCGGCAACCTCGCCCGCACCGATTCTTTGGCCGCTCTCGCGAACCGGCCGGATGCGCCGGAACTGATCGTTCGTGTCGGCTTACGACTTGCGGCCGGATGGTCGGCAATCGAGATCGAGGACGCCGACGCATACGCAAGCGTGCTCGCGGCGTCCGGAATGCGCGTCGAACTCTGGACGCATCTGAGCAATCCCATAACGGAACGCGATGACCGCGAACGATTCGACCGATTCGCCGCGCGGTTTCGCGCGAAGGGCGTGCACATCGCCGGCGAAGACGTCGCCAGCACGTTTCCGGCAGCGCGGGGCTCGATCCGGAATAGCAGCGTTCGCATCGGTGCCGGTCTGTTCGGCGCAGGACAATCCGCGAACGGATCTCGGCTTCGGTGCGCGATTCACGTGCGTGCCCGCGTTGTGGATCGCCTGACCTCACGCGGCGAGCTGCGATCGGGATATGGCGACGAACCGCTTGCGGCGGGCACCGCGCTCACCGTCGTGCGCTGCGGATACAGCGACGGCTTTCCGCGCGTCACCAAACCGTACCGCAAAATCCTCTCCGTAGGAATGCAGCATGCGACCGTACTCGGAACGGCGCCCGGGGAAGAGTTTGCTCTTCTCGATGAGGATGACGATCTCGACGAACTCGCCGCTGCGGCGGGCGTGTTGCCGCATCAAATCGTGACCGGATTGGGGGCCACGTTCGCCGGCCGCCCGGATTTCACGCCCCGTCTTTGGTCGTAG
- a CDS encoding ABC transporter ATP-binding protein: MDDRAATISIERLSIHFGGVAALSDVSFEVGQGAITGLIGPNGAGKTTLFNCITGLYRPNAGSVFFKGENLLRLTPYRIAGRRIARTFQNLELFSRMTALENVMVGGAKRAQARELLDYVGQGDTAARIVHGLPFGARKMIELARALAMGPELLLLDEPASGFGHDAIGTIGDTIQRIRRDFKTTILMVEHSMQLVMRICDRIVVLNSGQKLAEGEPAAIASNRAVIDAYLGSTEIA; the protein is encoded by the coding sequence ATGGACGACCGCGCGGCGACGATCTCGATCGAAAGGCTCTCGATTCATTTCGGGGGCGTCGCCGCGCTGTCCGACGTCTCGTTTGAGGTTGGGCAGGGCGCGATCACCGGCCTCATCGGCCCGAACGGCGCGGGGAAGACGACGCTGTTCAACTGCATCACCGGCCTGTACCGGCCGAATGCGGGCAGCGTCTTCTTCAAGGGTGAGAACCTGTTGCGCCTCACCCCGTACCGCATCGCCGGCCGCCGCATCGCGCGTACGTTTCAAAATCTCGAGCTCTTTTCACGCATGACCGCGCTCGAGAACGTGATGGTGGGCGGTGCGAAACGCGCGCAAGCACGCGAATTGCTCGACTACGTGGGCCAGGGAGATACCGCCGCCCGAATCGTTCACGGCCTGCCGTTCGGCGCTCGCAAAATGATCGAACTCGCGCGCGCGCTTGCGATGGGCCCCGAATTGCTCCTGCTCGATGAACCGGCCTCGGGATTCGGCCACGACGCGATCGGGACGATCGGCGACACGATCCAGCGGATTCGCCGCGACTTCAAGACGACGATTCTGATGGTCGAACATTCGATGCAGCTGGTGATGCGGATCTGCGATCGCATCGTCGTGCTGAACAGCGGGCAAAAACTCGCCGAAGGCGAGCCGGCGGCGATCGCGTCGAACCGCGCCGTCATCGACGCCTATCTCGGAAGTACGGAGATCGCATAA
- a CDS encoding branched-chain amino acid ABC transporter permease has translation MRLAAVLVTAVVIAVLPRLIPAYITFELTYVAAYAIAIAGLVILIGKTGQISLGHGAFLAVGGYTVAILSTHGVPYGIAIVLAALIAGLLGVALGGIALRLEGVYLALATFALAASVSPILKRFSSLTGGATGISIPPHSQTMLYFLTWGIAALLLLFTYVVLRGRIGLSLRALRDSEVAAVSFGVNPVLYKTLAFGWSAAYAGIAGALLALATAYVSPDIYNVALSLNLLVGAVIGGLQLLWGALLGGAVIEFFPLWAQAVNPAFASVVYGVALILIMMFMPGGIAGALGRRMSFIRRDHE, from the coding sequence GTGAGGCTCGCCGCCGTGCTGGTCACTGCCGTCGTCATCGCCGTACTCCCGAGGCTGATCCCCGCATATATCACGTTCGAGCTGACGTACGTTGCGGCGTATGCAATCGCCATCGCGGGTCTTGTGATCCTGATCGGAAAGACGGGGCAGATTTCGCTCGGGCACGGCGCCTTTTTGGCGGTCGGCGGGTACACCGTCGCGATTCTCTCGACGCACGGCGTGCCGTACGGCATCGCGATCGTCCTCGCTGCGCTGATCGCGGGCCTTCTCGGCGTCGCGCTCGGCGGCATCGCGCTGCGCCTCGAAGGGGTCTATCTTGCGCTCGCGACCTTCGCGCTCGCCGCCTCGGTGTCGCCCATCCTCAAGCGCTTCAGCAGCCTGACCGGCGGCGCGACGGGCATTTCGATCCCTCCGCACTCCCAGACGATGCTGTACTTTCTCACCTGGGGCATCGCCGCGCTGCTGCTCCTCTTCACCTACGTCGTTCTGCGCGGACGCATCGGCCTTTCACTGCGCGCGCTCCGCGACAGCGAAGTGGCGGCGGTGTCGTTCGGGGTGAATCCGGTTCTCTATAAGACGCTCGCCTTCGGCTGGAGCGCTGCCTATGCGGGTATCGCCGGCGCACTGCTTGCGCTGGCGACGGCCTACGTGAGCCCCGACATCTACAACGTTGCGCTCTCGCTCAACCTCTTGGTTGGCGCCGTGATCGGCGGCCTGCAACTGTTGTGGGGTGCGCTGCTCGGCGGCGCCGTAATCGAATTCTTCCCGCTTTGGGCGCAAGCGGTGAATCCGGCGTTCGCGTCGGTCGTCTACGGCGTCGCGCTCATTCTCATCATGATGTTCATGCCCGGAGGAATCGCCGGCGCATTGGGTCGCCGGATGTCTTTTATAAGGAGGGATCATGAGTAA
- a CDS encoding class I SAM-dependent methyltransferase — protein MRNDPFGGRQPTSHERLSGQPWDASYQDGPAPWDIGRPQPAIVRVASEGGFAGAVLDAGCGTGENALHIAALGLPVLGVDVAETALAMARAKAEERGIAAEFAAADAFRLERLGRRFTSVLDCGLFHTFNGDERPAYVASLASVTEHDGTLYVLCFSDEAPGTGPHPVRLEELRAAFSAGAGWNIAAIVPERIQTRFHDDRGAPAWLATIKRARCRPS, from the coding sequence ATGAGGAACGATCCGTTTGGCGGCCGGCAGCCGACCAGCCACGAGAGGCTATCGGGACAGCCGTGGGACGCCTCGTACCAGGACGGCCCCGCACCGTGGGACATCGGCCGGCCGCAACCGGCAATCGTGCGGGTGGCATCCGAAGGCGGATTCGCCGGCGCGGTGCTCGACGCGGGCTGCGGAACCGGCGAGAACGCGCTTCACATCGCCGCGCTCGGCTTGCCGGTTCTCGGCGTTGACGTCGCGGAAACTGCACTCGCGATGGCGCGAGCCAAGGCCGAGGAACGTGGGATCGCGGCGGAGTTTGCTGCGGCTGACGCGTTCCGGTTGGAGCGCTTGGGACGCAGGTTTACCTCGGTGCTGGACTGCGGCTTGTTCCACACCTTCAACGGCGACGAGCGGCCGGCATACGTGGCGAGTTTAGCATCCGTGACCGAGCATGATGGAACGCTCTATGTGCTGTGCTTCAGCGACGAGGCTCCCGGCACCGGACCGCACCCCGTACGTCTGGAAGAACTGCGAGCAGCGTTCAGCGCCGGCGCGGGATGGAACATCGCCGCCATCGTGCCGGAACGCATTCAGACGCGCTTCCACGACGACCGCGGCGCACCGGCTTGGCTCGCTACGATCAAACGAGCACGCTGTCGACCGTCGTAA
- a CDS encoding ABC transporter substrate-binding protein, with amino-acid sequence MSKRNTWFGTAIIAVIALTLTLGIPSGAQSVPGVTPTQILLGGTHPYSGPAAGYAPIGKGILAYFAYVNDHGGVYGRKIVYEDKDDAYNPPQTVQLVRQMVEQDHVFAIFDSLGTPPNIAIRPYLNDNKVPQLYVATGATQFGADYKQYPWTIGWQANYHDEATIFAKYLLKTTPNAKIGVLYQNDDFGEDLLDGLKSGLGAKANQIVKEASYEVTDPDVTSQIASLKASGADTVFIFATPKFAIGAMVTIAKMSWKPVVYLNSVSNAIPFMQAATSAGGPAATNGVISAIYLKDPTDPGYANDPGVKLYRAILAKYSPGANAADADYLYGMAVAFTMVDTLKMAGKDLTREGVMRAATHLHETDNPFVFPGILVSTTPTDRFPIRQEALIRYENGAWKRFTGLFSNRY; translated from the coding sequence ATGAGTAAACGGAACACCTGGTTCGGTACCGCTATCATAGCCGTCATCGCATTGACGCTCACCCTCGGCATCCCATCCGGCGCGCAGAGCGTGCCCGGCGTTACGCCGACGCAGATCCTGCTCGGTGGAACGCACCCGTACAGCGGCCCCGCGGCGGGCTACGCCCCCATCGGCAAAGGCATACTCGCGTACTTTGCCTACGTCAACGATCACGGCGGCGTCTACGGGCGCAAGATCGTCTACGAAGACAAAGACGACGCCTACAATCCACCCCAGACGGTTCAACTCGTGCGGCAGATGGTCGAACAAGATCACGTCTTCGCGATCTTCGATTCGCTCGGCACGCCGCCGAACATCGCGATTCGGCCCTACTTGAACGACAACAAGGTGCCGCAACTTTACGTCGCGACTGGAGCGACGCAGTTCGGCGCGGATTACAAGCAGTATCCCTGGACGATCGGCTGGCAGGCGAACTATCACGACGAAGCCACGATCTTCGCGAAATATCTCCTCAAGACGACACCGAACGCCAAGATCGGCGTGCTCTATCAAAACGACGACTTCGGCGAGGACTTGCTCGACGGTCTCAAGAGTGGTCTCGGCGCCAAGGCGAATCAGATCGTCAAAGAGGCGAGCTACGAAGTAACCGATCCCGACGTCACCTCGCAGATCGCCAGCCTCAAGGCTAGCGGCGCGGATACGGTGTTCATCTTTGCCACGCCGAAATTTGCCATCGGAGCGATGGTCACCATCGCCAAGATGTCGTGGAAGCCGGTGGTCTACCTGAACAGCGTCTCGAACGCAATACCCTTCATGCAAGCGGCGACGAGCGCGGGCGGCCCGGCGGCCACCAACGGCGTGATCTCGGCCATCTACCTCAAAGATCCGACTGACCCGGGGTATGCAAACGACCCCGGCGTCAAGCTGTATCGCGCGATCCTCGCGAAGTACTCGCCCGGCGCGAACGCAGCCGACGCCGACTATCTCTACGGTATGGCCGTTGCGTTCACGATGGTCGACACCTTGAAGATGGCCGGCAAAGACCTCACGCGCGAGGGGGTCATGCGCGCGGCAACCCATCTGCACGAGACCGACAATCCGTTCGTCTTCCCCGGCATCCTCGTTTCGACCACGCCGACCGACCGGTTTCCGATTCGGCAAGAGGCGCTGATCCGATACGAAAACGGCGCGTGGAAGCGGTTCACCGGACTGTTCTCGAACCGCTATTAA
- a CDS encoding TetR/AcrR family transcriptional regulator, whose protein sequence is MANRTKDVREHILQTASDLFYRQGAHAVGVDLVVERAGVAKTSLYRYFETKDDLIAAFLEREDEQFWQQWDRVAARHRTDAQAELDAHMRWIGERLGRKNYRGCPQLNMAAEFPEEEHPARRVAVSHKRELRSRLKGIADRLGARSSDELAAQLLLLVNGAFVSSQVIAGDEAVPVLLAASRALISAAR, encoded by the coding sequence ATGGCAAACCGAACCAAGGACGTGAGGGAGCACATCCTCCAAACCGCGTCGGACCTCTTCTACCGTCAGGGCGCGCACGCGGTGGGTGTCGATCTGGTGGTCGAGCGGGCCGGCGTTGCCAAGACCAGCCTCTACCGTTATTTCGAAACCAAGGATGATCTCATCGCGGCGTTTCTCGAGCGCGAAGACGAACAGTTCTGGCAGCAATGGGACCGCGTCGCCGCGCGCCATCGCACCGATGCGCAGGCCGAACTCGACGCGCACATGCGCTGGATCGGCGAGCGGCTCGGCCGGAAGAATTATCGCGGCTGTCCCCAGTTGAACATGGCGGCGGAGTTTCCGGAGGAAGAACACCCGGCGCGACGCGTCGCCGTTTCGCACAAGCGCGAGCTTCGCAGCCGGCTCAAAGGCATTGCCGATCGGTTAGGCGCGCGCTCTTCGGACGAGCTCGCCGCGCAATTGCTGTTGCTGGTAAACGGCGCCTTCGTCAGCTCGCAGGTGATTGCCGGCGACGAAGCCGTGCCCGTCCTGCTTGCGGCCTCCCGTGCGCTGATCTCCGCGGCGCGGTGA
- a CDS encoding TetR/AcrR family transcriptional regulator — protein sequence MPNRVYGGRSNAQRRAERRERLFVAGFELFGTAGFAKTTIPMLCAASGVTARHFYEEFASREELLRAIFDDLADRAYEIVREALRATEKPAFERVLSSNRAYYQFFTEDPRRARIYALECLGISPEFEQHRRATRERSVQQLTRATEWLEPTGVLNRLDSRLISVGLASSAIAILAEWVLAKTKPSVEKMAQTLTLLWMRTLRLEEPD from the coding sequence ATGCCGAACCGGGTCTACGGAGGACGTTCGAACGCGCAGCGGCGCGCCGAGCGCCGCGAGCGCCTTTTCGTTGCCGGATTCGAACTTTTCGGCACGGCGGGGTTCGCGAAAACCACGATTCCGATGCTTTGCGCGGCGTCCGGCGTGACCGCTCGTCACTTTTACGAAGAGTTCGCTTCGCGCGAGGAACTGCTGCGCGCGATCTTCGACGATTTGGCGGATCGCGCGTACGAGATCGTGCGCGAAGCACTTCGCGCCACCGAAAAGCCGGCCTTCGAGCGCGTCCTCTCGTCGAACCGGGCCTACTATCAATTCTTTACCGAGGATCCGCGGCGCGCGCGCATCTACGCCCTCGAATGCTTGGGCATCAGTCCCGAATTCGAGCAGCACCGCCGCGCCACGCGCGAGCGTTCCGTACAACAGCTCACGCGCGCGACCGAATGGCTCGAACCGACCGGCGTCCTGAACCGCCTCGATAGCCGGCTGATCTCGGTGGGTTTGGCAAGTTCGGCGATTGCGATCCTGGCCGAATGGGTGCTCGCCAAAACCAAGCCGAGCGTGGAAAAGATGGCGCAGACGCTCACGCTTCTGTGGATGCGCACGCTTCGGCTGGAAGAACCCGACTGA